In the Methanococcus maripaludis genome, one interval contains:
- a CDS encoding transcription factor S, whose amino-acid sequence MVEFCPKCNNIMLPKAGVLKCVVCKHEEELGDANQEYALKEKIESKKQDVTVIENVDTLPTTRIECPACGNMEAFWWLQQTRCADEPETRFYKCKKCSHTWREYD is encoded by the coding sequence ATTTTGTCCAAAATGTAATAATATCATGCTCCCAAAAGCAGGAGTTTTAAAATGTGTAGTTTGCAAACACGAAGAAGAACTTGGTGATGCAAACCAGGAATACGCTTTAAAAGAAAAAATAGAATCTAAAAAACAAGATGTTACAGTCATTGAAAATGTAGACACCCTTCCAACAACAAGAATCGAGTGCCCTGCTTGTGGAAACATGGAGGCATTCTGGTGGTTACAGCAAACAAGATGTGCCGATGAGCCTGAAACTAGATTTTACAAATGTAAAAAATGCAGTCATACGTGGAGAGAATACGACTAA
- a CDS encoding preprotein translocase subunit Sec61beta, translated as MAKNQDAGLSTSAGLVRYMDEDVSKIKISPEKVLGLTVSIIIIEAVINYGILI; from the coding sequence ATGGCTAAAAATCAGGATGCAGGACTCAGTACAAGTGCAGGACTTGTAAGATATATGGATGAAGATGTTTCAAAAATAAAAATATCTCCAGAAAAAGTTTTAGGATTAACCGTATCAATTATAATCATTGAAGCTGTTATAAACTACGGAATTTTGATTTAA
- a CDS encoding glycosyltransferase 4 family protein: MDLYFVLSALFSFVISLIFTKFIIKKMANNKYGYDLHKENKIKVAEMGGISPVIITSITMLFFNPALSLSIFLSGFVGIIDDISRLNSKEKIVLTFLIGIPVALLLKLDVLLSVLLILGIFVSSNLTNMLAGFNGLEIGMGILLCLFMALVCLINGDIFGFNVLILFSAAYFGLLCYNKYPAKVFPGDTGTLPIGAFLATVAVWRGYIPEFFILMIPYILDALLKQFTAGVTKKDSVFTPTKLKNGKLYVEGGYLSLPRMILMKKSMEEYKIVLVVWSIESFFGILSILYTKYIGFNIF, encoded by the coding sequence ATGGATTTATATTTTGTTTTATCTGCTTTATTTTCTTTTGTAATTTCTTTGATATTTACAAAGTTTATAATTAAAAAAATGGCCAACAACAAGTATGGTTATGATTTACACAAGGAAAATAAAATCAAAGTAGCTGAAATGGGCGGGATTTCTCCCGTAATTATAACGTCCATAACAATGCTTTTTTTTAATCCTGCACTTTCACTTAGTATATTCCTGTCAGGATTTGTTGGGATAATTGATGATATTTCACGATTAAATTCGAAAGAAAAAATAGTTTTAACGTTTTTAATTGGGATTCCAGTTGCACTTCTTTTAAAACTGGATGTTTTACTTTCCGTTCTATTAATCCTTGGAATTTTTGTTTCATCAAACCTTACAAACATGCTTGCAGGGTTCAATGGTCTTGAAATTGGAATGGGAATACTTCTTTGCTTATTTATGGCACTAGTATGTTTGATAAATGGAGATATCTTTGGATTTAATGTTTTGATTTTATTCTCCGCAGCATACTTTGGACTTTTATGCTACAACAAATATCCTGCAAAAGTGTTCCCGGGAGATACCGGAACCCTCCCAATCGGCGCATTTTTGGCAACTGTTGCAGTTTGGAGGGGTTATATTCCTGAATTTTTTATACTTATGATTCCATATATACTTGATGCACTTTTAAAGCAGTTTACAGCAGGAGTTACAAAAAAGGACAGTGTATTTACACCAACAAAATTAAAAAATGGAAAATTGTATGTCGAAGGGGGGTATCTGTCATTACCAAGAATGATTTTAATGAAAAAATCAATGGAAGAATACAAAATAGTACTTGTAGTATGGTCTATTGAATCCTTTTTTGGAATTTTGAGTATTTTATATACAAAATACATCGGATTTAATATTTTTTAA
- a CDS encoding PFL family protein, translated as MYVPEEIIETIKMIEYQNLDIRTTTLGVNLKDCADKDLDLLKENIYNKITSFGGNLVETANKVSQKYGIPIVNKRISVTPIGLIMGSTLKGLSNEEAIDACVEVGITLDNIAKEVGVDFIGGYSALVQKRATPEEKMLIRSIPKLMTKTDRVCASVNVATTKAGINMYAVKKMGEIVKETAEITKDAIGCAKIVVFCNAPEDNPFMAGAFHGPGEGDAVINAGVSGPGVVRAVVEQLKGKDIGTVSDEIKKTAFKITRMGELVGKEVASELGIDFGIVDLSLAPTPAIGDSIANILEAVGLERCGTHGTTAALAMLNDAVKKGGAMASSNVGGLSGAFIPVSEDAGMIEAVEVGALRLEKLEAMTCVCSVGLDMIAVPGKTPASTLSAIMADEMAIGMINKKTTAVRIIPVPGKDVGDSVEYGGLLGTAPIMPVSEFSSEEFIERGGRIPAPIQSLTN; from the coding sequence ATGTATGTACCAGAGGAAATTATTGAAACAATAAAAATGATTGAATACCAAAATTTGGATATTAGAACAACAACACTCGGTGTCAACCTAAAAGACTGTGCTGATAAGGATTTAGACTTGTTAAAAGAAAATATTTACAACAAAATAACGTCATTTGGCGGAAATTTAGTTGAAACTGCAAACAAAGTTTCCCAAAAGTATGGTATTCCAATAGTAAATAAGAGAATTTCGGTAACCCCAATCGGACTTATTATGGGAAGTACTTTGAAAGGATTAAGTAATGAAGAAGCAATCGATGCATGCGTTGAAGTTGGAATTACACTCGATAACATTGCAAAAGAAGTTGGAGTAGATTTTATTGGAGGATATTCTGCATTAGTTCAAAAAAGAGCGACTCCTGAAGAAAAAATGCTTATTCGATCGATCCCGAAATTAATGACTAAAACTGACAGGGTATGTGCATCAGTTAATGTTGCTACAACGAAAGCAGGCATTAACATGTATGCAGTTAAAAAAATGGGAGAAATAGTTAAAGAAACTGCAGAAATCACAAAAGATGCAATTGGATGTGCAAAAATTGTTGTATTCTGTAATGCTCCAGAAGATAACCCATTCATGGCAGGTGCATTCCACGGACCTGGTGAAGGAGATGCTGTAATCAATGCAGGAGTTTCTGGACCTGGTGTTGTTAGAGCTGTTGTTGAACAGTTGAAAGGAAAAGATATCGGAACTGTAAGTGACGAAATTAAAAAGACTGCGTTTAAAATCACCAGAATGGGAGAACTCGTTGGAAAAGAAGTTGCAAGCGAATTAGGTATAGACTTCGGTATTGTTGATTTATCCTTAGCACCAACCCCTGCAATTGGAGACAGTATCGCAAACATTTTGGAAGCTGTCGGTCTTGAAAGATGCGGAACCCATGGAACTACTGCAGCACTTGCAATGTTAAACGATGCAGTTAAAAAAGGAGGAGCAATGGCTTCAAGCAATGTTGGTGGACTTAGTGGTGCGTTCATTCCAGTAAGCGAAGATGCAGGAATGATTGAAGCAGTTGAAGTTGGGGCTTTGAGATTAGAAAAACTTGAAGCAATGACTTGTGTTTGTTCAGTTGGTCTTGATATGATTGCAGTACCTGGAAAAACACCTGCTTCAACATTATCTGCAATTATGGCTGATGAAATGGCAATTGGAATGATAAACAAAAAAACTACGGCAGTTAGAATTATCCCAGTTCCTGGAAAAGATGTTGGTGACTCAGTAGAATATGGTGGACTCCTTGGAACTGCACCAATTATGCCTGTTAGCGAATTTTCTTCCGAAGAATTTATCGAACGGGGCGGAAGGATACCTGCACCAATACAGTCACTTACCAATTAA
- a CDS encoding STT3 domain-containing protein, translated as MGELLNKVSDFFRKNEKIKIILIILFIGMMSFQIRAQTADMAFTDNSYLQEMFSDENGRMYLTALDPYYYLRMTENYVNSGYSNVGETTVEIDGENVPYDTIQYAPPGREAGSVSALSIVTVLVYSIWNSFDSTVTILNAAFWVPAIMSTLLGIPVFFIIRRNTSSNIGGLVGSLILISSPSLIYKTSAGFADTPIFEILPLLFIVWMIMEAIHAQDNAKKSGIFGGIAAILIGLYPMMWSGWWYAFDITAGFLVLYSIYEYITKSKNLKNVIKTSLITLFGGAVLVSISTGLSGFISGILSPVGFTVINEATRITGWPNVYTTVSELAIPTMDEIIENSVGSIWLLIAGISGILLSFVSFRHEKREIDIKYALYLTLWLIATVYAATKGIRFVALMAPALAIGIGIFTGQIENIIKRYEKKVEYILYPVIGILSLISLYKYGGEILNILIPTTYVPIALYLSVIALICLAVYKIVDIISEKGNAVKKCFGILLAVMMVLPSMAAAVPFYTAPTMNDGWMNSLNWIKTETPENSVVTCWWDNGHIYTWATRKMVTFDGGSQNTPRAYWVGRAFSTSDEDLSVGILRMLATSGDNAYSDDSILIEKTESIKETVDILNKILPLTRTEAKTILVNEYGLTDAESEEILDSTHPEDTNPDYLITYNRMTSIASVWSMFGNWNFSLPASTENSDREMGYYQQLSGSAQEINGTTVIYIPLQSTDTYSIVNIIEIDSEIRMANAVIDSDGQAEMQTPNFHKLILKIDENVYEEEINANGDYSEIIRLEKLSDGTYQVYAWISSKNLENSVYTKLHFLDGYGLEKISLEKESVDPTSSGLQPGFKVYSVNYGTGYLN; from the coding sequence ATGGGAGAGTTACTAAATAAAGTCTCAGATTTTTTCAGAAAAAACGAAAAAATAAAAATTATTCTAATAATATTGTTTATAGGAATGATGAGCTTTCAAATCCGGGCCCAAACTGCGGATATGGCGTTTACAGATAATTCATACCTACAAGAAATGTTTTCAGATGAAAACGGTAGAATGTATTTAACTGCACTTGACCCTTACTACTACCTTAGAATGACTGAAAATTATGTAAATAGTGGTTATTCCAATGTTGGAGAAACTACTGTTGAAATAGATGGGGAAAATGTACCTTACGATACGATACAATATGCGCCTCCAGGACGTGAAGCAGGATCAGTTTCTGCGCTATCCATTGTAACAGTTTTAGTATATTCAATTTGGAACTCATTTGATTCAACAGTTACAATATTAAATGCAGCATTCTGGGTTCCCGCAATTATGAGTACATTACTTGGAATTCCAGTGTTTTTCATCATAAGAAGAAATACGTCTTCAAATATTGGCGGGCTTGTTGGATCGTTGATTTTGATTTCGAGTCCAAGTTTAATTTATAAAACATCCGCAGGATTTGCAGATACACCGATATTTGAAATATTGCCGTTATTGTTCATCGTGTGGATGATAATGGAAGCGATACATGCACAAGATAATGCCAAAAAATCTGGAATATTTGGTGGAATTGCGGCCATTTTGATTGGATTATACCCGATGATGTGGAGTGGTTGGTGGTATGCATTTGACATTACGGCCGGATTTTTAGTTTTATATTCAATATATGAATACATTACAAAGTCAAAAAATTTAAAAAATGTGATTAAAACTTCATTAATTACATTATTTGGTGGGGCAGTCCTTGTTTCAATTTCAACGGGGTTAAGCGGATTTATTAGTGGAATATTATCCCCAGTAGGATTTACGGTAATTAATGAAGCTACAAGAATAACCGGTTGGCCAAATGTATATACAACAGTATCGGAACTCGCAATTCCAACGATGGATGAAATAATTGAAAATTCAGTTGGAAGCATTTGGTTATTAATTGCTGGAATTTCTGGAATACTACTTTCATTTGTGTCGTTTAGACATGAAAAACGTGAAATTGACATAAAATATGCACTTTACTTAACACTCTGGCTTATAGCTACAGTTTATGCTGCAACAAAAGGTATAAGATTCGTTGCATTGATGGCCCCTGCACTTGCGATTGGTATTGGAATATTTACAGGTCAGATTGAAAATATCATCAAAAGATACGAAAAAAAAGTGGAATATATATTATACCCAGTAATTGGAATTCTTTCACTAATTAGTTTGTATAAATACGGTGGAGAAATCTTAAACATATTAATTCCAACCACTTACGTTCCAATTGCACTTTATCTATCAGTAATTGCATTAATTTGCTTAGCAGTATACAAAATAGTAGACATAATTTCAGAAAAGGGAAATGCTGTTAAAAAGTGTTTTGGAATACTTCTTGCAGTTATGATGGTACTTCCATCAATGGCCGCAGCAGTTCCATTTTATACTGCACCTACAATGAATGACGGCTGGATGAATAGCTTAAACTGGATAAAAACAGAAACTCCCGAAAATTCCGTTGTTACATGCTGGTGGGATAATGGACACATCTACACATGGGCTACAAGAAAAATGGTAACATTTGACGGAGGTTCACAAAACACCCCTAGAGCTTACTGGGTTGGACGCGCATTTTCAACATCTGATGAAGATTTATCCGTTGGAATTTTGAGAATGCTTGCAACCAGTGGAGATAATGCTTATTCTGATGACAGTATTTTAATTGAAAAAACAGAATCCATAAAGGAAACTGTGGATATTTTAAATAAAATACTTCCGTTAACCCGAACTGAAGCTAAAACTATACTGGTAAATGAATATGGATTAACAGATGCAGAATCGGAAGAAATACTTGATTCAACGCATCCTGAAGATACAAATCCTGATTATTTAATTACTTACAACAGAATGACAAGTATTGCATCTGTTTGGAGTATGTTTGGAAACTGGAACTTTAGTTTACCCGCAAGTACTGAAAATAGTGATAGAGAAATGGGATATTACCAACAATTGAGTGGTAGTGCACAAGAGATCAATGGTACTACCGTAATATACATCCCATTACAAAGCACCGACACATACAGTATTGTAAATATTATCGAAATAGATTCTGAAATAAGAATGGCAAATGCAGTGATCGACAGTGACGGTCAGGCTGAAATGCAAACTCCAAATTTCCATAAATTGATTTTAAAAATCGATGAAAATGTTTACGAAGAAGAAATAAATGCAAATGGGGATTATTCAGAAATCATAAGGCTCGAAAAATTATCTGATGGCACTTATCAAGTATATGCATGGATTTCAAGTAAAAACCTTGAAAATAGCGTATACACAAAATTACACTTCCTAGATGGATATGGGCTTGAAAAAATCAGCCTTGAAAAAGAATCTGTAGACCCAACTTCATCAGGATTACAGCCAGGATTTAAAGTTTACAGCGTAAATTACGGAACAGGCTATCTCAATTAA
- a CDS encoding tRNA (cytidine(56)-2'-O)-methyltransferase: MAIEILRLGHRGERDKRISTHVALTSRALGAEKIIFTEDDKHVKESVERIVESWGGEFKFEVVKSWRTYTRRFKDNGIVVHLTMYGENINKIMTEIREDISKTNKNLLLIIGAEKVPREAYDLADYNLSVGNQPHSEVAALAIFLDRLTEGKTLYSEYDDAKIKVTPSKSEKCVFVEKD; the protein is encoded by the coding sequence ATGGCTATTGAGATATTGAGGTTGGGCCATCGAGGCGAGAGAGACAAACGAATATCTACCCACGTTGCATTGACTTCAAGGGCCCTTGGAGCTGAAAAAATAATATTTACTGAAGATGATAAACACGTTAAAGAAAGCGTTGAAAGAATCGTTGAAAGCTGGGGTGGAGAATTTAAATTTGAAGTTGTAAAATCCTGGAGAACCTATACAAGAAGATTTAAGGATAACGGCATAGTAGTCCACCTTACAATGTATGGGGAAAATATTAATAAAATTATGACAGAGATTAGAGAAGATATATCAAAAACGAACAAAAACTTGCTTTTGATAATTGGTGCTGAAAAGGTTCCTAGAGAAGCATATGATCTTGCAGATTATAATCTCTCAGTTGGAAACCAGCCACATTCTGAAGTTGCAGCACTTGCAATATTTTTAGACCGGCTTACCGAAGGAAAAACTCTTTATTCGGAATATGACGATGCCAAAATAAAAGTAACTCCTTCAAAATCTGAAAAGTGTGTTTTCGTTGAAAAGGACTAA
- the dcd gene encoding dCTP deaminase, protein MILSDKDIFDYVNSKRVLIEPFNSKFVGPCSYDVTLGSEFIKYKEDVYDLKKSLSHNKFEIENSIMVCPLNHHLDETIIENYKEKYNVDCIVSGGLLGTTNEYVELPNDVCAQYQGRSSFGRVFLQTHQTAGWIDSGFRGKITLEIVAYDKPVILYKNQRVGQLIFSKSLSPADVGYSDRKYSKYAGQKSVMASLIKKDFEIDEEE, encoded by the coding sequence ATGATATTAAGTGATAAAGACATTTTTGACTATGTTAATTCAAAAAGAGTTCTAATTGAGCCCTTTAATTCGAAATTCGTTGGGCCTTGTTCATACGATGTCACACTTGGAAGCGAATTTATAAAGTACAAGGAAGATGTTTACGACCTTAAAAAAAGTTTAAGTCACAACAAATTTGAAATTGAAAACTCGATTATGGTATGTCCTTTGAATCATCACTTGGATGAAACAATAATTGAAAATTATAAAGAAAAATATAATGTCGACTGCATTGTGAGTGGCGGGCTTTTAGGGACCACCAATGAATACGTGGAACTTCCAAATGACGTTTGTGCGCAATATCAGGGTAGAAGCAGTTTTGGAAGAGTATTTTTACAGACACACCAGACTGCGGGCTGGATTGATTCAGGATTTAGAGGAAAAATAACTTTAGAAATTGTAGCATACGATAAACCCGTAATACTTTATAAAAACCAGAGAGTTGGGCAGCTGATATTTAGTAAATCACTTTCGCCTGCAGATGTAGGTTATTCTGACAGGAAATACTCAAAATACGCCGGACAGAAATCAGTAATGGCTTCACTTATTAAAAAAGACTTTGAAATCGATGAGGAGGAATAA
- the secY gene encoding preprotein translocase subunit SecY, whose protein sequence is MESFLLKIKPILELIPEVKRPLKEISFKEKLQWTALVLVLYFILGTIDIYTGGSEMPAIFDFWQTVTASKMGTLITLGIGPIVTAGIIMQLLVGSEIISLDLSKPMNRALFQGLQKLFGIALCFLEALMFVGAGAFGTLTPLLMVILVLQLALGAILIIYLDEIVSRYGIGSGIGLFIAAGVSQTIFVGTFGAEGYLWKFFSAMTVGSLWTALEYILPILGTILVFLVVVYVESIRVEIPLAHGRVKGAVGKYPIKFIYVSNLPVILAAALFANIQLWGMFLEKMGFPILGHYTSGRATDGLAYYFSTPYGISSLIADPLHAVFYTIMMIIFCILFGLFWVETSGLDAKSMAKKLGNLDMAIKGFRKSQKSIEQRLKRYITPITVMGSAFVGFLAAAADFTGALGGGTGVLLTVSIVYRLYEQLVQEQLSELHPSIAKFIRK, encoded by the coding sequence TTGGAAAGTTTTCTATTAAAAATAAAACCTATACTTGAGTTAATTCCTGAAGTAAAAAGACCGTTAAAAGAAATTTCATTTAAAGAAAAATTACAATGGACTGCACTTGTGCTTGTACTCTACTTTATTTTGGGTACAATTGATATTTACACTGGCGGTTCAGAAATGCCTGCAATATTTGATTTCTGGCAAACAGTTACTGCTTCAAAAATGGGTACTTTGATCACCCTTGGTATCGGGCCAATTGTAACTGCAGGGATTATCATGCAGCTTTTGGTTGGATCTGAAATTATAAGTCTGGACCTATCAAAACCGATGAATAGAGCATTGTTCCAAGGTTTACAAAAGTTATTTGGTATAGCACTATGTTTCCTCGAAGCTTTAATGTTTGTTGGAGCAGGTGCGTTTGGTACACTAACTCCACTTTTAATGGTTATATTGGTACTGCAACTTGCACTTGGTGCTATATTAATTATTTATCTTGATGAAATTGTTTCAAGATACGGTATCGGTTCAGGTATCGGTCTTTTCATTGCGGCAGGAGTTTCACAAACAATATTTGTAGGAACTTTTGGTGCAGAAGGGTACTTATGGAAATTCTTCAGTGCAATGACTGTTGGAAGTTTATGGACTGCATTGGAATATATTTTACCAATACTCGGTACAATACTTGTATTCCTGGTTGTAGTTTACGTTGAAAGTATCAGAGTTGAAATTCCTCTCGCACATGGAAGAGTAAAAGGTGCAGTTGGAAAATACCCGATAAAATTCATTTATGTTTCAAACTTGCCAGTTATCCTTGCTGCAGCATTGTTTGCAAACATCCAGCTCTGGGGGATGTTTTTAGAAAAAATGGGTTTCCCAATTCTTGGACATTATACGAGCGGTAGGGCAACTGATGGGCTTGCATACTACTTCTCAACACCATATGGAATCTCAAGCTTAATTGCAGACCCACTTCATGCGGTATTTTACACAATAATGATGATAATATTCTGTATATTGTTTGGTCTTTTCTGGGTTGAAACATCTGGACTCGATGCAAAATCAATGGCCAAAAAACTTGGAAACTTAGACATGGCAATTAAAGGATTTAGAAAAAGCCAAAAATCAATTGAACAGAGATTAAAAAGATACATTACACCAATTACGGTAATGGGCTCAGCATTCGTTGGATTTTTAGCCGCTGCTGCTGATTTTACCGGGGCACTTGGTGGAGGTACTGGAGTATTGCTTACAGTATCTATTGTATATAGATTGTACGAACAGCTCGTTCAAGAACAGCTTTCCGAACTTCACCCATCAATTGCGAAATTCATCAGAAAATAA